A stretch of the Saccharolobus caldissimus genome encodes the following:
- a CDS encoding L-rhamnonate dehydratase, producing MKITKIYVVKKERIVRENYPYVKPTDYYNLNESPFKSAFMEEVCFLKLETDEEGIYSIIETSSPVCDFVMEHLSNMVIGMNVANIAMTWDLLYRYTLPIGRAGIALHAISAINLLMYDAYAKYLDVPVYNLLGGKTRDKIRAYASHLHPTNKDDLQKEALSYVEEGYTAMKMRFCCGPSDPLGVDKNVELVKIIRDAVGYSVELAGDAWMSWNLNFSLKMVRKLEKYEMSWIEEPLLPDDFESYSYLSRSTSIPIAAGEHHYHVYDFKRLLDAGVRILQPDALWVGGITPMKKISALAEAYGAVVIPHTSNIYNLHFIISEPESITPMAEYLTRYKWLEDRVLNAPKPEKGYFRLNNESGFGLKYEL from the coding sequence ATGAAAATTACCAAAATATATGTAGTTAAAAAGGAGAGGATAGTCAGAGAGAATTACCCTTACGTTAAGCCTACCGATTATTATAACCTTAACGAGTCCCCATTTAAATCAGCATTCATGGAAGAGGTTTGCTTCTTAAAGTTGGAAACGGATGAAGAGGGAATTTATTCGATAATAGAGACCTCCTCTCCAGTATGTGATTTTGTAATGGAACACTTATCGAATATGGTTATTGGAATGAATGTTGCTAATATCGCCATGACGTGGGACTTATTATATCGTTACACTCTGCCCATAGGTAGAGCGGGGATAGCGTTACATGCAATAAGTGCAATTAATTTGCTTATGTACGATGCATATGCCAAATATTTAGATGTGCCAGTTTACAATCTACTGGGAGGGAAGACTAGGGATAAAATTAGGGCTTATGCAAGTCATTTGCATCCGACTAATAAGGATGATTTGCAAAAGGAGGCTTTAAGTTACGTTGAGGAAGGTTATACTGCGATGAAGATGAGGTTCTGTTGCGGTCCATCAGACCCTTTAGGGGTTGATAAGAATGTGGAATTAGTTAAAATTATTAGAGATGCTGTAGGATATTCTGTGGAGCTAGCAGGAGACGCGTGGATGTCATGGAACTTAAATTTTTCATTAAAAATGGTTAGGAAACTTGAAAAATATGAGATGAGCTGGATTGAGGAACCCCTATTGCCTGATGACTTTGAGTCCTACAGTTACCTAAGCAGAAGTACAAGTATACCCATTGCAGCAGGAGAGCATCACTATCACGTTTATGATTTTAAAAGGCTATTAGATGCGGGAGTTAGAATACTTCAGCCCGATGCACTATGGGTAGGAGGGATAACACCAATGAAGAAGATTTCTGCTTTAGCTGAAGCGTATGGAGCTGTAGTGATTCCCCATACTTCAAACATATATAATCTTCACTTTATCATATCAGAGCCGGAAAGTATAACGCCTATGGCTGAATATTTAACGAGGTATAAGTGGCTTGAGGATAGGGTATTAAATGCACCTAAACCAGAAAAAGGTTATTTTAGATTAAATAATGAAAGTGGCTTCGGTTTAAAATATGAACTTTAA
- a CDS encoding MFS transporter, which yields MGLAVGINVPTSWSLIAEYASKRGRGRLMSFTNLFWYIGLIRYY from the coding sequence ATAGGTTTAGCAGTAGGTATTAATGTTCCCACTTCCTGGTCATTAATAGCTGAATACGCATCTAAGAGGGGAAGAGGTAGATTAATGTCATTTACTAACCTATTCTGGTATATAGGCCTCATTAGGTATTATTAA
- a CDS encoding MFS transporter produces MTQENKENRQDYFKIEEEVKRTRSVKYKIFLVITAWLGWTMVVYEWNMFGLLLGPISKIDKLNSFQVALMLSIIQFGLAIGVLASGYFLDIVGRKLYYQITLLITSILTGLTGLATYAGVIPLILTRIGAQSLAQNEQPVAASLITEEMPARWRGLIYSFVQAGWPTGVGIAGVIVATLYKPLGFTYIWFVAVIPMLLIVVARRWIKESLRFEEIKKARKGKIDEKTQIVTRVDKINKSPYKQAFENDVRKTTIRSILLYTIYLAGQVPLVLLAAYYMEEILHVPVVETGTIIGIGSFITIPGYVVAGAISELIGRKYGGALGTALALLGIIAFAMSPSSFLPLLITYSFASFWINGNFANVINYINETVPTRIRGTVNVLSAAFGQLGWGITSLAYGSLISLIGVTGDIIAIGAIGFIISIILFLTGPTIKPGTPLEAISR; encoded by the coding sequence ATGACTCAAGAAAATAAGGAAAATAGACAAGATTATTTCAAAATAGAAGAAGAGGTTAAAAGAACAAGAAGTGTTAAGTACAAAATTTTTCTGGTGATAACGGCATGGTTAGGATGGACAATGGTGGTATACGAATGGAACATGTTCGGATTGCTTTTAGGTCCTATTTCTAAAATAGATAAATTAAATTCTTTTCAAGTAGCACTTATGCTTTCCATAATACAATTTGGTCTTGCTATTGGCGTATTAGCTTCAGGATACTTCCTAGATATTGTAGGACGTAAATTATATTATCAAATAACTTTGTTGATTACAAGTATTCTTACTGGATTAACAGGATTAGCAACATATGCAGGTGTTATTCCGTTAATACTTACCAGAATAGGTGCTCAATCACTAGCTCAAAATGAACAACCAGTAGCAGCCAGTCTTATCACAGAAGAAATGCCAGCCAGATGGAGAGGACTAATTTACTCATTTGTTCAAGCGGGATGGCCAACAGGTGTGGGAATAGCTGGAGTAATAGTCGCTACATTATATAAACCCTTAGGATTTACTTACATATGGTTTGTAGCTGTAATACCTATGTTACTTATAGTAGTAGCGAGGAGATGGATAAAGGAATCTTTAAGATTTGAAGAAATAAAGAAAGCAAGAAAAGGTAAGATTGATGAAAAAACTCAAATAGTTACAAGAGTAGATAAGATTAATAAGAGTCCTTATAAACAAGCATTTGAAAATGACGTTAGGAAAACTACTATAAGGTCTATTTTATTATATACAATTTATTTAGCAGGACAAGTACCACTTGTTCTTTTAGCAGCATACTATATGGAAGAAATACTCCACGTTCCCGTAGTTGAAACTGGTACTATAATTGGAATAGGTTCCTTTATTACTATACCTGGATACGTAGTAGCTGGAGCAATCAGTGAGCTAATAGGAAGGAAATATGGTGGAGCATTAGGCACAGCATTAGCTCTTTTAGGGATTATAGCATTTGCTATGTCTCCATCCTCATTTCTTCCGTTACTTATTACATACTCCTTTGCATCCTTCTGGATAAATGGGAATTTTGCTAATGTTATAAATTATATTAATGAGACAGTACCTACTAGAATAAGAGGTACAGTTAATGTCTTATCTGCAGCTTTTGGTCAGTTAGGTTGGGGAATCACTTCTTTAGCTTACGGTTCCCTTATTTCATTAATAGGTGTTACTGGTGATATAATAGCTATTGGGGCAATAGGATTTATAATTAGTATAATATTATTCTTAACTGGACCAACGATCAAACCTGGTACTCCTCTAGAAGCAATTTCAAGATAA
- a CDS encoding MFS transporter: MSNPSNYKKEENVQPHRSTRYLIYLTGIALAGWAMASFDFNLFTLTLPLTSKALHFTVAEAGLLSGIIYLGQFVSVLVFGPLMDRIGRKLMFQLTLLISALFTGFTAFVQNFIQFATLRFISDGSAFAELPTGLTLITEESKPALRGILYGFVQGGWPLGVFIASAIYLALEPLIGWRGLYLVGVLPLIVIVIGRKWIKESPRFEDLKSALKGEKQPTYKADLNKAKQFPFKQLFTDKSIRRQLIAVNLAWMLYTFSFVTTNVVISLIFTTYYHLSASQSASILLISSAIGYFAYPLAGWYGQKIGRRNAWAISSIIMPILAAVFLFTAKPGNYYSVLLPYIPLYFFSNGTFASPGFMYVSESFPTRVRGTATGFTMALIAAAYAIGGFLFYGVLTVTNSISLTWILLAIILPLGSLSILLGKNIPPSAELEEIVW; encoded by the coding sequence ATGAGTAATCCATCAAATTATAAAAAGGAAGAAAATGTACAACCTCATAGATCTACTAGATATTTAATATATCTCACTGGAATTGCGCTTGCTGGATGGGCTATGGCATCTTTTGATTTTAATTTATTTACATTAACATTACCACTAACATCAAAGGCTCTACATTTTACTGTTGCCGAAGCAGGTCTTTTATCTGGGATAATATATTTAGGCCAATTTGTTTCGGTACTCGTCTTTGGTCCCTTAATGGATAGAATAGGAAGAAAACTAATGTTTCAGCTTACCCTTTTAATTTCTGCCTTGTTTACTGGATTTACCGCATTCGTTCAGAATTTCATACAATTTGCAACTTTAAGATTTATATCTGATGGTAGCGCTTTCGCAGAACTTCCAACTGGATTAACACTAATAACTGAGGAGTCTAAACCAGCGTTAAGGGGAATATTATATGGTTTTGTTCAAGGAGGTTGGCCATTAGGTGTTTTCATAGCCTCTGCCATATATTTAGCGTTAGAACCTTTAATAGGATGGAGAGGTTTATATCTAGTAGGTGTGCTACCTTTAATAGTCATAGTTATAGGAAGAAAATGGATTAAGGAGTCGCCTAGATTTGAAGACCTTAAGTCTGCATTAAAAGGAGAAAAACAACCTACTTATAAGGCCGATTTAAATAAGGCTAAACAATTCCCATTTAAACAACTCTTTACTGACAAATCTATAAGGAGGCAATTAATTGCAGTTAATTTAGCATGGATGTTATATACGTTTTCATTTGTTACTACTAATGTAGTAATATCCCTAATATTTACAACGTATTATCACTTATCTGCATCTCAATCTGCTTCTATATTACTTATCTCATCAGCAATAGGATACTTTGCATATCCACTAGCTGGATGGTACGGACAGAAAATCGGTAGGAGGAATGCTTGGGCTATAAGTAGTATTATCATGCCAATTTTAGCTGCAGTTTTCTTGTTTACTGCTAAGCCCGGAAATTATTATTCTGTACTTCTTCCATATATTCCATTATATTTCTTTAGTAATGGCACTTTCGCATCGCCTGGCTTTATGTATGTTTCAGAAAGTTTTCCAACTAGGGTAAGAGGTACTGCAACTGGATTTACGATGGCTTTAATAGCTGCGGCATATGCTATTGGAGGTTTTTTATTTTATGGAGTACTTACAGTTACTAATAGTATATCTCTAACATGGATTCTACTAGCCATAATATTACCTTTAGGATCCCTATCAATATTATTAGGTAAAAATATACCACCTAGTGCGGAGCTGGAAGAAATCGTGTGGTGA
- a CDS encoding cyclase family protein, producing MRLREFIQKIPKANFYDLTHELYHNMPVYPTVRPFSINLINFIAKDKFEARELIMITHHGTHFDAPTHMIENGKSIDKFDISNFIQPAAVLNLSTILKPKEEISSNILIKFENVIKRNNAILFYTGWSKKRGFNSEYILEWPYMDIEGAKYIASFDNIKILGTDGLSIAGYNGNVHVIETHRILLEKNILILEELNFNTLAEVIAGKEYVEGTLIALPLLIKDGDGSPTRVVFILD from the coding sequence ATGAGATTAAGGGAATTTATACAAAAAATTCCTAAAGCTAATTTTTACGATCTAACACATGAATTGTATCATAATATGCCAGTCTATCCTACCGTAAGACCTTTTAGTATTAACTTAATAAATTTTATAGCTAAAGACAAGTTTGAAGCAAGAGAACTAATAATGATAACACATCATGGAACACATTTTGATGCCCCAACACATATGATAGAGAACGGTAAGAGTATAGATAAATTCGATATAAGTAATTTCATTCAACCAGCAGCAGTTTTAAACCTATCAACAATTCTTAAACCTAAGGAGGAAATATCATCTAACATCCTTATTAAATTCGAAAATGTAATAAAGAGAAATAATGCTATTTTGTTCTATACTGGATGGAGTAAAAAAAGAGGATTTAATAGTGAATATATATTAGAATGGCCTTATATGGATATAGAAGGCGCTAAATATATTGCTAGTTTTGATAATATTAAAATACTAGGTACTGATGGTCTAAGTATAGCTGGCTATAACGGAAATGTGCATGTAATCGAAACGCATAGGATACTGTTAGAAAAGAACATATTAATATTAGAGGAACTAAATTTTAATACGTTGGCTGAAGTAATAGCAGGCAAAGAATATGTTGAAGGTACTTTAATAGCATTACCGCTATTAATAAAAGATGGTGATGGATCGCCAACTAGAGTTGTTTTTATCTTAGATTAA
- a CDS encoding helix-turn-helix domain-containing protein yields the protein MALFNVALVAFEIEHENCWSKLTMDYPVMMRTLFAKPSRERDYILGMDEIKVLKAKDFRSFLRSFKKEKSILEVLHISELDRRRGIYRILFKEKYDNMIMGILNNYTVFYLKDIIKGGVERLLLVIPEEEVNSLKQDLQVLGDIRYFKVRRIELDSFIPTFFDLSDQERKAVIEAVKRGYYDYPRRINLEDLGNIMGLSKPTLEEYIRKAEKKIMCKVYNEILQYDILLNIDNY from the coding sequence ATGGCACTGTTTAACGTAGCCCTCGTAGCTTTTGAGATAGAGCATGAGAATTGCTGGAGTAAATTAACTATGGACTACCCTGTTATGATGAGAACTTTATTTGCAAAACCCAGCAGGGAAAGAGATTATATTTTAGGAATGGATGAGATTAAGGTGTTAAAAGCTAAGGATTTTAGGAGTTTCCTAAGATCCTTTAAGAAGGAGAAGAGCATCTTAGAAGTTTTACATATTTCAGAATTAGATAGGAGGAGGGGGATTTACAGAATATTATTTAAAGAGAAATATGATAATATGATAATGGGAATTTTGAATAATTATACAGTATTCTATCTTAAGGATATAATTAAGGGTGGGGTTGAAAGGTTGTTGTTAGTAATTCCCGAAGAAGAAGTAAATTCCCTAAAACAAGACCTTCAAGTATTAGGGGATATAAGATATTTTAAGGTTAGGCGTATAGAATTGGATTCCTTTATACCCACGTTCTTTGATCTCTCTGACCAAGAGAGGAAAGCCGTAATTGAAGCCGTAAAGAGAGGGTATTATGATTACCCTAGGAGGATAAATCTGGAGGATTTAGGTAATATAATGGGGCTATCTAAGCCCACTTTAGAGGAATATATTAGAAAAGCCGAAAAGAAGATAATGTGTAAGGTATATAACGAGATTTTACAATATGATATACTTCTAAATATAGATAATTATTAA
- a CDS encoding VapB-type antitoxin yields MQEKATIKVSENTLKMLKKLKEENNFSSMDETITYLIKLYREEKLRRVFGIDKGRITQFSKDDRIEDRNG; encoded by the coding sequence GTGCAAGAGAAAGCTACAATAAAAGTAAGTGAAAATACCCTTAAGATGCTTAAAAAACTTAAAGAAGAGAACAATTTCTCATCAATGGATGAGACTATTACTTATTTAATAAAATTGTACAGAGAGGAGAAGTTAAGGAGAGTATTTGGCATAGACAAAGGGAGAATAACTCAATTTAGCAAAGATGATAGAATTGAGGATCGTAATGGATAG
- a CDS encoding PIN domain-containing protein, with product MDSYAWIEFFLGSDKGKKVFEILSSVDEILTPDLVLAEIGRKYIREGVDEKTAIERLKFIEENSVILCINSELSVEGAMAYIELLSKAKSEGKNKPSLTDSVLLAISRKYTAKIVTGDEIFKGINEVIFI from the coding sequence ATGGATAGTTATGCTTGGATAGAGTTCTTTTTAGGAAGTGATAAGGGAAAGAAAGTTTTCGAAATCCTTTCCTCAGTCGATGAAATATTAACACCGGATTTAGTATTAGCTGAAATAGGTAGGAAATACATTAGAGAAGGAGTTGATGAAAAAACTGCTATAGAAAGATTGAAATTCATAGAGGAAAATAGCGTAATTCTTTGTATTAACTCAGAGTTAAGCGTTGAAGGAGCAATGGCTTATATTGAATTACTAAGTAAGGCTAAAAGTGAGGGAAAGAACAAACCTAGTTTAACAGATAGTGTACTTTTAGCAATAAGTAGGAAATATACTGCAAAAATAGTTACTGGAGATGAAATATTTAAGGGAATAAATGAGGTAATATTTATATGA
- a CDS encoding MFS transporter, whose translation MTLVSLFFVISFLSQLGVLINNLFAIILTFYLSMIIGGFVIDGSETILSIWIKENICEKDYKKISSINRVITRSLRLLAIALAGILLAIDIKYSLFTPLIILGATIFMLLPIKIANTNRNTLRQGFIEGFNYIRKNKVLTQFIILTINNLFFNIQGILLLYYVEKFLHQGPIYFSVLGASAEIGIVLGSFYAVRIKKGKLGLYNLLFGLLISASFISYVLIHNIFLSIIPTFTIFFFSGINSVLTSIALLKIIDKEFMGRARGFLGTISTGLATFSGALGGILIEVIGVGGTYLIVGIINLIFTLLILTFKEYYNLEI comes from the coding sequence ATGACATTGGTATCCTTATTTTTTGTTATTTCATTTTTATCTCAATTAGGAGTATTAATTAATAACCTTTTCGCCATTATTTTAACTTTTTATTTATCTATGATAATAGGGGGCTTTGTTATAGATGGTTCAGAAACTATCCTATCCATCTGGATTAAAGAGAATATATGCGAAAAAGATTATAAAAAAATCTCTTCTATTAATAGAGTTATCACTAGATCATTAAGGTTGCTAGCTATAGCATTAGCAGGAATACTTCTCGCCATAGATATTAAATATTCGCTATTTACACCACTAATTATCTTAGGAGCTACAATATTTATGTTATTACCTATAAAAATAGCTAATACTAATCGTAATACGCTAAGACAAGGTTTCATAGAAGGATTTAATTATATTAGAAAAAATAAAGTGTTAACTCAGTTCATAATTCTTACAATAAATAACTTGTTTTTCAATATACAAGGAATATTACTATTGTATTATGTTGAAAAGTTCCTACATCAAGGTCCGATTTATTTCAGCGTGTTAGGCGCTTCTGCTGAAATTGGTATAGTATTAGGTTCCTTTTATGCGGTAAGGATTAAAAAAGGTAAATTAGGATTATACAATTTGCTTTTCGGATTATTAATTTCTGCATCTTTTATATCTTATGTCTTAATTCATAATATATTTTTATCAATAATACCTACATTCACCATATTTTTCTTCTCTGGTATCAATTCAGTTTTAACTTCTATTGCATTGTTAAAAATTATAGATAAAGAATTCATGGGAAGAGCACGCGGATTTTTAGGAACAATATCTACTGGTTTAGCTACATTTTCGGGAGCATTAGGTGGTATATTAATTGAAGTAATAGGCGTAGGGGGTACTTACTTAATAGTCGGCATAATAAATTTAATATTTACCCTTCTTATCCTCACTTTTAAGGAATATTATAATCTGGAAATATAA
- a CDS encoding nucleotidyltransferase domain-containing protein — MNSDWWSRRKEILAHARDYVKEIKRICVEEIDKNCRVILFGSIARGNYRVDSDIDVLIITELASDIWKRAEIAVKIHERLGFSDPLELHIVTPKIYEEWYKRFIDIYEEF, encoded by the coding sequence ATGAACTCAGACTGGTGGAGTAGAAGAAAAGAGATTTTAGCCCATGCAAGGGATTACGTTAAGGAGATAAAGAGGATATGTGTAGAGGAGATTGATAAGAATTGTAGGGTAATCCTCTTTGGTTCTATTGCTAGAGGTAATTATAGAGTAGATAGCGATATTGACGTCCTAATAATTACCGAACTTGCAAGTGATATCTGGAAAAGAGCTGAAATTGCTGTAAAAATACACGAAAGATTAGGCTTTAGCGATCCTTTAGAACTTCACATAGTTACTCCTAAGATTTACGAGGAGTGGTATAAGAGATTTATAGATATTTATGAAGAATTTTGA
- a CDS encoding HEPN domain-containing protein, whose amino-acid sequence MAEHLKRNALDFFAEAEIDIKNGKYNLAIFHLEQALQLALKYVLFQFKGSFEKTHDVIRLLDEVIQLAKNENLRKIRNEEASTLEVIRESYITSRYFPYSVDKIVVEKAYNVVKVILNELRLVE is encoded by the coding sequence ATGGCAGAGCATTTAAAGAGAAATGCTTTAGATTTTTTTGCTGAGGCAGAGATTGATATTAAAAACGGAAAGTACAATTTAGCTATATTTCATCTTGAGCAAGCATTGCAGTTAGCTCTTAAATATGTTCTATTTCAATTTAAGGGTAGTTTTGAGAAGACTCATGACGTTATAAGATTATTGGATGAAGTTATACAATTGGCTAAAAACGAGAATTTAAGGAAGATCAGAAATGAGGAGGCAAGCACGTTAGAAGTAATTAGAGAGTCTTATATAACCTCTAGATACTTTCCTTATTCTGTAGATAAAATCGTAGTCGAAAAAGCATATAATGTTGTTAAGGTGATCTTAAATGAACTCAGACTGGTGGAGTAG
- a CDS encoding AAA family ATPase: MLFDPRPKEDPKDLFDREKELEKIKNGINYPITLVLGIRRSGKSSLVKVLMRKEEAIWIYIDLRKFEGKNYLNYKDIVQEFEKAINSLPDKLKNLFRGIKGVNISGLEIRFGWDRENKVDMSNVFEKLSEISEKEGKKVIIVFDESQELRKLRGYNLLYPIAYAYDNLKLRFIFTGSEIGMVYKFLKLEDPKSPLYGRAVTEVYINPFSKDMAIEFLKRGFDEVKVKVSDEELEDTYNNLGGIPGWLTYYGFYHIQYKDHKTALEKTILTGVELIREEFKNFLLNRQEAKERYYTIMQVCKQGCRWSEIKRAIEAKEGVRIDDKEVTGLIRNLIDASFLAKEGEIYRPTDALIAKAF; the protein is encoded by the coding sequence ATTCGATAGGGAAAAAGAGCTTGAGAAGATCAAAAATGGAATTAACTACCCAATTACCTTAGTCTTGGGAATTAGGAGGAGTGGTAAATCGTCTTTAGTAAAGGTTTTAATGAGAAAAGAAGAAGCGATATGGATTTATATAGATTTAAGGAAATTTGAGGGAAAAAATTATTTAAATTATAAGGATATAGTACAAGAATTTGAAAAGGCTATAAATTCTTTGCCAGATAAGTTAAAGAACCTATTTAGGGGAATTAAAGGAGTTAATATTTCTGGACTTGAAATAAGATTTGGATGGGATAGAGAGAATAAGGTCGATATGAGTAACGTTTTTGAGAAGCTATCTGAAATTAGTGAAAAGGAGGGAAAGAAAGTAATTATAGTTTTTGATGAGTCGCAAGAGCTGAGGAAATTAAGGGGATATAATCTACTTTATCCAATAGCTTACGCATACGATAACCTTAAATTAAGATTTATATTTACCGGTAGTGAAATAGGAATGGTATACAAATTTTTAAAACTTGAAGATCCCAAATCTCCATTATACGGCAGAGCTGTAACTGAGGTTTACATAAACCCGTTTAGCAAGGATATGGCTATAGAGTTCTTAAAGAGAGGATTTGATGAAGTTAAAGTTAAGGTTAGTGACGAAGAACTTGAAGATACATATAATAACTTAGGCGGTATTCCGGGCTGGTTAACTTATTACGGTTTTTATCATATCCAATATAAGGATCATAAGACTGCTTTAGAAAAGACCATCCTTACTGGTGTTGAGTTAATAAGAGAAGAGTTTAAGAATTTTCTTTTAAATAGACAGGAGGCTAAGGAGAGATATTATACAATAATGCAAGTGTGTAAACAAGGCTGTAGATGGAGTGAGATTAAGAGAGCTATTGAAGCTAAGGAGGGAGTAAGAATCGATGATAAAGAGGTAACCGGATTAATTAGGAACCTTATAGATGCTTCGTTCTTAGCTAAAGAAGGAGAAATATATAGGCCAACAGATGCATTGATCGCAAAGGCCTTTTAA